From Syngnathus typhle isolate RoL2023-S1 ecotype Sweden linkage group LG5, RoL_Styp_1.0, whole genome shotgun sequence:
CTGAGTGCACAATTAAAGCTGTTTTTTGGGCAGATGTAGAACGACAAACAGAACAACTACAAGATTTTTCCCCGCTGTGTGTAATCACATGAGTCTTGAGACAATCTTTTCGCACAAACTGAACAACCAAAGGGTTTTTCTACAGTGCGCATCTGCATGTGTACGTTCAAATTCTTTTTACCAGTAAATCTTTCGCCACAGTCCGAGCAACGAAAAGGTTTTTCTCGAGTGAGCGTGCGCACGTGCACGCTCAAACTGTTTAAGTAGTACAAGGGCTGGAGGAAATTCATGGCATTCGTACCTCCACATGCAAAACtgggctgttttttttgttttcttttgtcacTGTCGGTGTTTGCGCATGTGTGCGGTCAAGCTGTACTTGTAAGAAAACCCTtcgccacaaactgagcaaagaaaAGGTTTTTGTCCCGAGTGTGTGGCTGTGTGCGCGATCAACGAGACGCGATGAGCAAAGCGATCGCCGCAAAGCGAACACtggaaaggtttttctcccgtgtgcgtTCTCAAGTGCGCCACCATGTTGGCCCTCTGATTAAAGATTTTACCGCAAACGGAGCATGCGAAACTCTTATCTcccgtgtgcgtgtgcatgtgtcggGTGAGATTGTAATTATAGGCAAATCTTtcgccacaaactgagcaggtgaAAGGTTTCTCTCCCGTGTGCGTGGCGACGTGCCCCTTCAAGGAGACCTTACGTGCAAACGTTTCACCGCAAACCGAACAACAGAAAGGTTTGTCTCCCGTGTGGACACGCATGTGCGTTACCATGTTTGACTTGCGGGCGAACCTTTCACCGCAAGCCGAACAGACAAAACGCTTTGGCGCTTCTTTTATCGAGCGTTTGTCGTCACCTTCGCAGTCCGTGTCGCTCTTCGACGATTCTTCTGTGTCTTCGCTATGCGACAGCGGTGCCAAGAGGTTGTCCACCGCCGCCCCTCTGCTTCGACGACAAAGCTCGTCGTCTTCACTCTTCGCCGAGATGACAGTAAGCGGCTTGTTGCTGACGTCCAcctgctcctcttcctctttgatGAGTGGGGACTGCGGATCTTGGTCTGAAGGGCACAAACCGAACCTGACAATAGCAAGGTGACACGTGGACACCATCTTCGTGGAACCTTTGAATcgggaataaaataaaataaaacatgggCGCTTCCAAAACCCTCCATCATAACAATATGGGGGAAAAAGGGCTGCTGGTTGACAGGCCAAGCTGCTTTAATAACGGAAACATATGCTCTTCATCCTCCAAAGTTTTTTGACAAAGCAAGCATGGTGTTTCCACATGAAA
This genomic window contains:
- the LOC133154310 gene encoding histone-lysine N-methyltransferase PRDM9-like isoform X1 translates to MKMLKELVRKRLIAAADEIFGLFESTVASYEEQLYRAREESERQRKLGDVCPKAHIQARLDQRRATGGKGQVIPDALLAPDRRSPPVKEEEEAPRSSRVKEEVEEADISEFPLKVVVVKSEDEQLSGGSSPRNLLCVPSGERRREPQAHKLFSLLSDTGDTGESLSNADCQGDGKRFLPSENDSTERRCGTDQDPQSPLIKEEEEQVDVSNKPLTVISAKSEDDELCRRSRGAAVDNLLAPLSHSEDTEESSKSDTDCEGDDKRSIKEAPKRFVCSACGERFARKSNMVTHMRVHTGDKPFCCSVCGETFARKVSLKGHVATHTGEKPFTCSVCGERFAYNYNLTRHMHTHTGDKSFACSVCGKIFNQRANMVAHLRTHTGEKPFQCSLCGDRFAHRVSLIAHTATHSGQKPFLCSVCGEGFSYKYSLTAHMRKHRQ
- the LOC133154310 gene encoding zinc finger protein 37-like isoform X2; amino-acid sequence: MKMLKELVRKRLIAAADEIFGLFESTVASYEEQLYRAREESERQRKLGDVCPKAHIQARLDQRRATGGKGQVIPDALLAPDRRSPPVKEEEEAPRSSRVKEEVEEADISEFPLKVVVVKSEDEQLSGESLSNADCQGDGKRFLPSENDSTERRCGTDQDPQSPLIKEEEEQVDVSNKPLTVISAKSEDDELCRRSRGAAVDNLLAPLSHSEDTEESSKSDTDCEGDDKRSIKEAPKRFVCSACGERFARKSNMVTHMRVHTGDKPFCCSVCGETFARKVSLKGHVATHTGEKPFTCSVCGERFAYNYNLTRHMHTHTGDKSFACSVCGKIFNQRANMVAHLRTHTGEKPFQCSLCGDRFAHRVSLIAHTATHSGQKPFLCSVCGEGFSYKYSLTAHMRKHRQ